In Castanea sativa cultivar Marrone di Chiusa Pesio chromosome 6, ASM4071231v1, a single window of DNA contains:
- the LOC142641473 gene encoding sesquiterpene synthase 2-like — MSIPVSGAPSQKAKLEVVRRTANFHPSIWGDRFVNNTSEDKDIHFRKVHEVEELKDEVRNEVFATGHLSQQLGLIDALQRLGIAYHFEREIQEALECIYTTFNDKIDVDDLYKVSLSFRLLRQEGFKVSCDVFKKFKDEDGQFKESLTSNVEGMLAFYEATHLRMHGEDILDEALEFTTTHLKSTASLIGNPLAAQITCALKQPLHKGIPRLEARRYISFYEQDASHNKVLLKLSILDFNLVQSLHKEELSYITRWWKDLDFATKLPFARDRIVECYFWIVSVYFEPQYSFGRKISTKVISMTSIVDDIYDAYGTLEELEPFTEAIERWDISCIDQLPEYMQICCRALFDVFKEIENELAKKERSYRVSYAKDAMKHLVRAYFDEAKWLYQNYIPTMEEYMHVALKSSAYPMLTAISFLGMGDIVTKEAFDWIFSNPKIIKASSVVCRLMDDMKSHKFEQERGHAPSAVECYMKQHGVSEQVVHDEFNRQVANAWKDINEECIRPTVVPMPLLMRVLNLTRVVDVFYKEEDSYTHAGKEMKDNVASVFIDPIPI, encoded by the exons ATGTCTATCCCAGTCTCAGGGGCTCCATCCCAAAAAGCCAAATTAGAGGTTGTTCGCCGGACAGCAAATTTCCATCCAAGCATTTGGGGCGACCGTTTCGTCAACAATACTTCTGAGGACAAG GATATTCATTTCCGTAAAGTACATGAAGTTGAAGAGCTGAAAGATGAGGTGAGAAATGAGGTCTTTGCCACAGGTCATCTTTCACAACAGCTAGGCTTAATTGATGCACTCCAGCGCCTTGGCATCGCTTACCACTTTGAAAGAGAAATCCAAGAAGCTCTAGAATGTATATACACGACTTTTAATGACAAAATTGATGTTGATGATCTCTACAAAGTTTCCCTCAGTTTTCGATTGCTACGCCAAGAAGGATTTAAGGTTTCATGTG ATGTTTTCAAAAAGTTCAAAGATGAAGATGGTCAATTCAAGGAAAGCTTGACCAGTAACGTTGAAGGCATGCTAGCCTTCTATGAAGCTACCCATCTGAGGATGCATGGAGAAGACATTCTTGATGAGGCCCTTGAGTTCACTACCACTCACCTTAAGTCCACAGCATCCCTTATAGGCAATCCATTGGCAGCACAAATAACTTGTGCCCTAAAGCAGCCCTTGCACAAGGGCATACCACGGCTAGAGGCTCGGCGATATATTTCTTTCTATGAACAAGATGCTTCACATAACAAAGTTTTGCTCAAGCTTTCAATATTAGATTTCAATCTAGTTCAGTCATTGCACAAAGAGGAACTTAGTTATATCACAAG GTGGTGGAAAGATTTAGATTTTGCAACGAAGCTACCTTTTGCAAGAGATAGGATTGTCGAATGCTACTTTTGGATAGTCTCAGTCTACTTTGAGCCCCAATATTCATTTGGAAGAAAAATATCGACCAAAGTTATTTCCATGACATCTATTGTAGACGATATATATGATGCTTATGGCACACTTGAAGAACTCGAACCCTTCACAGAAGCAATTGAGAG GTGGGATATTAGCTGCATAGATCAACTTCCAGAATACATGCAAATATGTTGTCGTGCACTCTTTGATGTAttcaaagaaattgaaaatgagTTGGCCAAGAAAGAAAGATCATACCGTGTTAGCTATGCAAAAGATGCT ATGAAACATTTGGTTCGGGCCTACTTTGATGAAGCCAAATGGTTATACCAAAATTACATCCCAACAATGGAGGAGTATATGCATGTTGCACTTAAAAGTTCTGCTTACCCTATGCTCACAGCTATCTCTTTCCTTGGCATGGGTGACATCGTTACGAAAGAGGCATTTGATTGGATCTTCAGCAACCCCAAGATTATTAAAGCTTCATCAGTAGTTTGTAGACTCATGGATGACATGAAGTCACATAAG TTTGAGCAAGAGAGAGGACATGCTCCCTCAGCAGTCGAATGCTACATGAAGCAACATGGCGTCTCAGAGCAAGTAGTCCATGATGAATTCAACAGGCAAGTTGCTAATGCATGGAAGGACATTAATGAGGAGTGTATAAGACCTACTGTTGTTCCCATGCCTCTACTTATGCGTGTTCTTAATCTTACACGAGTAGTAGATGTCTTTTACAAGGAAGAGGATAGCTACACTCACGCTGGAAAAGAGATGAAAGATAATGTTGCATCAGTGTTTATAGACCCAATACCAATATAA
- the LOC142639433 gene encoding uncharacterized protein LOC142639433, with product MVSEQATATTNQSSTMATSSSTMASSSSTSSMSSSTTSNLLNQPLLLLSNIYNMMTVKFLDLEIKGKALLTFISSTLSTILALTVGCAITVEVWKVLENRFSSVSRSHIKNLKSELHNLKKGGDTVDIYLHKIKVVRDKLLVVGVIFDDEELLHIAIKGLPKEYNAFRSAIRTRSTQLGFDELSTMLNAEEKALNEGLEIKDSIFTLAASTNQKPNGHNYNQNHNRGRGRGSVKFWRMDYAYQGKHPPAKLAAMATASNACFTQDQPWLADSAATDHVTSSLNQLSFPKPYTSQDHLTVGNGQSLPITHVGTSLIPSSSFSDLHLNNVLRVPSIACNLASVHELCHDNHCWCYFDEHTFSIQALDMGKTLYQGRSEGGVYPIYPHQPSSLHFSSKSCNQASRSSVFNKSLWHMRLGHPNDQALTSLFPRVHSVYTSRHVVFNETKFPGLPSTQSVSSFSHTFIPAWLSNLLYFHSTNQPSLLGSYPSSTLPSFSTTSQSALVTSTPSVSPTPMSSSTSDTPSSQSNTISHSSPASISTHPLHINSSVPLPMPSLNSHLMQTRSKSGITKPKSKLCYKATIDYSYTKPPSYKIASQYPKWCEAMDAKFQALQRQQTWSLVPAPPHVNLVGCKWVFKLKLNSDGSIFRYKARFHMEKSKPTKTPSCSSTRLVPRDGVPLSDPSLYKSMVSALQYLTFTRPDIAFSVHQLCQFMSNPTTTHFEAAKRVLRYIRGTLHFGVSFTLGPLTLTTFSYADWAGDPTDHRSTTGLLIFLGPNPIS from the exons atggtatcagagcaagcaaCTGCTACTACGAATCAATCTTCAACAATGGCAACCTCATCTTCAACAATGGCATCGTCCTCATCTACTTCCTCTATGTCATCTAGTACAACATCTAATTTGTTAAATCAACCTCTTCTACTTCTCTCTAATATATACAATATGATGACTGTGAA ATTTCTTGATTTGGAAATCAAAGGAAAAGCTTTGCTTACCTTTATTAGTTCAACTCTGTCAACTATACTCGCACTTACTGTTGGATGTGCTATTACAGTGGAGGTTTGGAAGGTACTCGAAAATAGGTTCTCATCAGTATCTAGGTCTCACATCAAGAATCTTAAGAGTGAGCTTCACAACTTGAAGAAAGGAGGTGATACAGTAGATATTTACCTTCATAAAATTAAAGTTGTAAGAGACAAATTGCTAGTTGTTGGAGTAATTTTTGATGATGAAGAATTACTCCACATTGCAATTAAAGGGCTTCCTAAAGAGTACAATGCATTTAGATCAGCAATTAGGACCAGGAGCACACAACTAGGTTTTGATGAACTCTCTACTATGCTTAATGCTGAAGAAAAAGCTCTCAATGAAGGGTTAGAAATTAAAGATTCTATTTTTACCTTAGCTGCATCAACCAATCAAAAACCTAATGGTCATAACTATAATCAGAATCATAATAGAGGAAGAGGCAGAG GGTCAGTGAAGTTCTGGAG GATGGATTATGCCTATCAAGGAAAACATCCACCTGCAAAGCTGGCTGCAATGGCCACTGCTTCAAATGCCTGCTTCACTCAAGATCAGCCTTGGCTAGCTGATAGTGCAGCCACTGATCATGTAACATCTAGCCTTAACCAACTCAGTTTTCCCAAGCCCTACACCTCTCAGGATCATCTAACTGTTGGTAATGGTCAATCCTTGCCAATTACACATGTTGGTACATCTCtcattccttcttcttctttttctgatcTTCATCTCAATAATGTCCTTAGAGTTCCATCCATTGCATGTAACCTTGCATCTGTCCATGAACTCTGTCATGATAATCACTGCTGGTGTTATTTTGATGAACATACTTTTTCAATCCAGGCCTTGGACATGGGGAAAACTCTCTACCAGGGCAGGAGTGAAGGGGGTGTATACCCCATCTATCCACATCAACCTTCTTCACTACATTTTTCATCTAAGTCATGTAATCAAGCTTCTAGATCATCTGTTTTTAATAAGTCTCTTTGGCATATGAGGCTTGGTCACCCTAATGATCAAGCTCTCACTAGTTTGTTTCCTAGAGTCCATTCT GTTTATACTTCTAGACATGTGGTTTTTAATGAAACTAAATTTCCCGGTTTACCATCTACTCAGTCTGTGTCTTCCTTTTCTCACACTTTTATCCCTGCTTGGTTATCCAATTTGCTTTACTTTCACTCTACAAATCAACCCTCATTGCTGGGTTCTTATCCATCTTCCACACTTCCTTCATTCTCTACCACTTCACAATCAGCACTTGTTACCTCAACCCCATCTGTGTCTCCTACTCCTATGTCTTCCTCCACTTCTGATACACCATCTTCTCAATCTAATACTATCTCACATTCTTCTCCTGCCTCTATATCTACTCATCCTCTTCACATCAATTCATCTGTGCCCTTACCTATGCCATCTCTAAATTCCCATCTTATGCAAACCAGATCCAAAAGTGGGATTACCAAACCCAAGTCTAAACTGTGTTATAAAGCTACCATTGATTACTCCTACACTAAACCTCCTTCCTACAAAATTGCCTCTCAATATCCCAAGTGGTGTGAGGCTATGGATGCTAAATTTCAGGCACTTCAGAGGCAGCAGACTTGGTCCCTTGTTCCTGCTCCTCCTCATGTTAACTTGGTGGGGTGCAAGTGGGTTTTTAAGCTCAAATTAAATAGTGATGGGTCTATCTTTAGATACAAGGCCAG GTTCCACATGGAAAAATCTAAGCCTACAAAGACTCCCTCATGTTCTTCTACTCGTTTGGTTCCTCGTGATGGGGTTCCCCTTTCAGATCCTTCTCTGTACAAAAGCATGGTTAGTGCTCTTCAGTATCTCACCTTCACTCGCCCTGATATTGCCTTTAGTGTGCATCAGTTGTGTCAATTCATGAGTAATCCTACAACAACTCACTTTGAGGCGGCTAAAAGGGTTCTCCGTTATATTAGAGGAACATTGCATTTTGGGGTTTCTTTTACACTAGGCCCTTTGACTCTCACTACCTTTTCATATGCGGATTGGGCTGGTGATCCTACGGATCATCGTTCCACTACTGGGTTGCTCATATTTCTTGGCCCCAATCCTATTTCCTAG